Below is a genomic region from Helianthus annuus cultivar XRQ/B chromosome 2, HanXRQr2.0-SUNRISE, whole genome shotgun sequence.
TTTTTAAATAATCATTTGAAGTTTATCTAATAACCCTCTTTTAATCATTTTTGTATATTTATTAGAGAAGTTAATTATAAAAGAGTTTAGCAAAGAGTTTGTATGAGATGATAAACGCCTAATAGATCTACTTTGGGCCAAAATCATTGTAACATGGACACGTAACACACGTTTGTCCTTCTGGATGTTTAAGAGATTTCAACGGCTCTCTTTACAAATACACACACTTCAAGCCTTTATAAATACTATCCATACACACATGCATTTTATTCACAATTCGAAGATGAGAAATATGATCACAGTTTCTCATAGTAAGGACTCCGAATATGGCAACATACTTCTCTCCAATGTGATGGTTACCAGAAAAAGAAACCTATTCATGGGTCGTACATGGAGGACAATTGATATCCAAATAGGCGTAACGATTTTAGTTGTACACTTGCTTGCACTTTTCGCGCCATTTACATTTACATGGGGTGCGTTCTGGTCGAGTTTTGCCGTCTATGTATTGCGTGGAACTTTTGGTATAACTCTGTCGTATCACCGAAACCTGGCACATCACAGTGTCAAGTTGCCCAAGTGGCTTGAGTACACCTTTGCTTATCTTGGAGTCCTTGCTTTTCAGGTTCGTTTTGTTTGTTTAGTCTTTATTTGAAATAATTAAGTGCAAATATGGGTTTTACTAAACTTTTTAAAGACAAATAATGTTTCTCAAAAAAGATTAAGTGTACTCCCACTCTTTTTTTCTTCACTAAGAGATGCTTTGTTTGGTGTGTAGATAAATCACCAAACAATACATTTAGTACTTATATTTGCTTTTTGTAACACTTTGGTGTGTCTCTAACGCCAACTTTCTTTGAAGTCATTTCTCTAATGAGTTTAAATCTTATATGTATATAGAGGGACCCTATAGCTTGGGTGAGCATTCATAGATATCACCATCAGTACGTTGATTCTGAGAAAGATCCACACTCCCCAATATTCGGATTTTGGTTTAGTCATATGGGTTGGCTCTTTGATAACGGCTATATTCTTGAAAAGGTACTTTGTATGTCCATGTTCCAAATATGTTTTTCTTGGCGAATTATCTTGTTTAATTTATTTTGCAGTATCAAGAGCGTAAAAATGTAGATGATTTAAAGAAACAAGCATTCTACAGATTCATCAAAAGGACCTATACATTGCATTTGTTTGCATTTGCTTACCTCGTTTATGTTTTTGGTGAATTTACATACCTCGTTTGGGTTGTGGTAAGAATTTCTTTGAATAGGTTTCAACTTTGTGTACTAAACGGAGTGTAACTGATATGCCCAAGATATGATATTAGGGAGTTTCAACCACCTGGGGATATCAATCGACTTTTCTAGTGAACTCAGCTTGTCATATATGGGGAAGCCAACCTTGGAACACTGGCGATCTTTCCAAGAATAATTGGCAAGTTCTcaagaaaaataataatattcAGTTATATATTTAGTATTCGTTATGTTAGTAATTACATGCTAATTagagttaatgaatgtatacaGGTGGGTAGCATTACTTACTTTTGGTGAAGGGTGGCATAATAATCATCATGCATTTGAGTATTCAGCTCGACATGGGTTAGAATGGTGGCAGATTGACGTTTGCTGGTATACGATAAG
It encodes:
- the LOC110902960 gene encoding palmitoyl-monogalactosyldiacylglycerol delta-7 desaturase, chloroplastic codes for the protein MRNMITVSHSKDSEYGNILLSNVMVTRKRNLFMGRTWRTIDIQIGVTILVVHLLALFAPFTFTWGAFWSSFAVYVLRGTFGITLSYHRNLAHHSVKLPKWLEYTFAYLGVLAFQRDPIAWVSIHRYHHQYVDSEKDPHSPIFGFWFSHMGWLFDNGYILEKYQERKNVDDLKKQAFYRFIKRTYTLHLFAFAYLVYVFGEFTYLVWVVGVSTTWGYQSTFLVNSACHIWGSQPWNTGDLSKNNWWVALLTFGEGWHNNHHAFEYSARHGLEWWQIDVCWYTIRFLKAVGLATNVKLPTEDHKLKKSIASPNKFK